A genomic stretch from Numida meleagris isolate 19003 breed g44 Domestic line chromosome 2, NumMel1.0, whole genome shotgun sequence includes:
- the MRS2 gene encoding magnesium transporter MRS2 homolog, mitochondrial produces the protein MLRAVLVPRTLRRPRGWPGGGPRLRAAPGLLLGRGRPLRAAVAPGARGMCWAGKLCRRFTTEASQATLASVSPVFAVMKLDKEGNATFFEKKKTELYQELGLQARDLRFQHLMSIATRNNRIIMRMEFLKAVITPEFLLILDYRNLNLEHWLFTELASQLSGEGQLVTYSLPFEFRAIEAILQYRISRLQGRLNTLQPQILETLEALVDPKLLSVDRSKLHILLQNGKSLSELETDLKVFKETILEILDEEELIEELCLSKWTDPQVFEESTSGIDHAEEMELLLENYYRQAEDLANEARELRVLIDDSESIIFINLDSHRNVMMRLNLQLTMGTFSLSLFGLIGVAFGMNLESSLEEDPRIFWLVTGIMFLGSGLIWRRLLSFLGRHLEPSLPPHVPAVLKKSQPAARRVEIKNNLKAETFGLSRSALTNQ, from the exons ATGCTCCGCGCCGTCCTGGTGCCTCGCACCCTGCGCCGCCCCCGCGGCTGGCCGGGCGGCGGGCCCCGCCTGCGGGCCGccccggggctgctgctgggacgGGGCCGGCCCCTGCGGGCGGCTGTGGCGCCGGGCGCTCGGGGGATGTGCTGGGCGG GTAAACTTTGCAGGCGTTTCACAACGGAGGCCTCTCAAGCCACCTTAGCCAGCGTATCTCCTGTGTTTGCAGTG ATGAAGCTTGACAAAGAGGGAAATGCTACCTTTTTTG agaaaaagaaaacagaattgtaCCAGGAACTGGGTCTTCAAGCTCGAGATCTAAGATTTCAGCACCTCATGAGCATTGCAACTAGGAACAACAGGATCATCATGAGGATGGAG ttcttgaaGGCTGTCATTACACCAGAGTTTCTTCTGATACTAGATTATCGTAATTTAAATCTGGAACATTGGCTCTTCACTGAACTAGCATCTCAGCTGTCTGGGGAAGGTCAACTAGTTACATATTCCCTGCCCTTTGAATTTCGAGCCATAGAAGCAATACTGCAGTACCGG ATCAGCAGACTGCAAGGGAGACTTAATACTTTGCAGCCTCAGATCCTTGAGACACTGGAAGCTCTAGTGGATCCCAAGCTTTTGTCTGTGGATAGGAGTAAACTCCACATTCTCCTGCAAAATGGCAAGAG cttATCAGAACTGGAAACAGACCTTaaagttttcaaagaaacaatTCTGGAGATCTTAGATGAAGAAGAATTAATAGAAGAGCTCTGTCTGTCTAAATGGACTGATCCGCAAGTATT TGAGGAGAGCACATCTGGGATTGACCACGCAGAAGAAATGGAGTTGCTGCTGGAGAACTATTACAGACAGGCAGAAGATCTTGCGAATGAAGCTCGTGAGCTCAGAGTATTGATTGATGACTCAGAAAGTATAATATTTATCAACCTGGACAG CCACCGTAATGTGATGATGAGATTGAATCTGCAGCTGACTATGGGgactttctctctctccctctttggACTCATAGGAGTTGCATTTGGTATGAACTTGGAGTCATCTCTTGAAGAG GACCCCAGAATCTTTTGGCTGGTGACCGGGATTATGTTTCTGGGAAGTGGCCTGATATGGCGGcgtttgctttccttccttggGCGGCACCTGGAACCTTCATTACCTCCTCAT GTTCCCGCAGTTTTGAAAAAATCCCAACCAGCAGCTCGAAGAGTGGAGATAAAGAACAACCTTAAAGCAGAAACATTCGGGCTGAGCAGAAGCGCACTGACAAACCAATAG